A window from Leuconostoc mesenteroides subsp. mesenteroides encodes these proteins:
- the trmD gene encoding tRNA (guanosine(37)-N1)-methyltransferase TrmD, with amino-acid sequence MRIDVLSLFPDMFAPMRQSIIGKAIDKGALDFQVTDFRDFTENKHNNVDDYPFGGGAGMLLTPQPIFDAMAAVEKEAGDKGHVVLLDPAGRQFNHEVAQELASYDHLTFVAGHYEGYDERIRELVDDEISLGDYVLTGGELGAMVIIDATVRFLPEILGNAASAEGDSFEDGLLEFPQYTRPADFRGRKVPEVLTSGNHAKIAEWRLKESLRRTYLRRPDLLEKRQLTRQERDLLDDIKSEEQ; translated from the coding sequence ATGAGAATAGATGTTTTAAGCTTATTTCCCGATATGTTTGCACCAATGCGTCAATCAATTATAGGCAAAGCGATTGATAAAGGGGCGTTAGATTTTCAAGTAACTGATTTTCGCGATTTTACCGAAAATAAGCATAATAACGTAGACGATTATCCATTTGGTGGTGGTGCTGGTATGCTATTAACACCTCAACCGATATTTGATGCGATGGCCGCTGTTGAAAAAGAAGCCGGAGACAAGGGCCATGTGGTTCTGCTAGATCCTGCCGGTAGACAGTTTAATCACGAAGTGGCTCAAGAATTAGCTTCCTATGACCATTTGACTTTTGTTGCTGGTCATTACGAAGGATACGATGAGCGTATTCGAGAACTAGTCGATGATGAAATTTCACTAGGTGATTATGTTTTGACAGGCGGAGAACTCGGTGCAATGGTTATCATTGATGCCACAGTACGTTTTCTACCTGAAATTTTGGGTAATGCGGCAAGTGCTGAAGGGGATTCTTTTGAAGATGGTTTGCTAGAATTTCCACAGTACACAAGGCCAGCTGATTTTAGGGGGCGGAAGGTTCCTGAAGTCTTGACTAGTGGTAATCATGCCAAAATTGCAGAGTGGCGGTTAAAGGAATCATTGCGTCGTACTTATTTACGTCGACCTGATTTATTAGAAAAACGGCAGTTAACGCGACAAGAGCGTGACTTGTTAGATGATATAAAGAGCGAAGAACAGTAA
- the rimM gene encoding ribosome maturation factor RimM: MTNTENYFKVGTIVNTHGIRGEVKIMAITDFAQDRFKKGADLFIDTKQGRIPVKVQSSRLHKNMWLVLFVGVTNINEIEKYKGDDVYIEGTERPELEDDQYYYDEIIDSTVVDLDGNEIGVVKEIMETGANDVWIVQRDGQADALIPMIDDVVKTVDVDAKLITIDALEGLLD; encoded by the coding sequence ATGACTAATACAGAAAATTATTTTAAAGTTGGCACAATTGTAAACACACACGGTATTCGTGGTGAAGTGAAAATCATGGCGATTACTGATTTTGCTCAAGATCGCTTCAAAAAGGGAGCTGATTTATTTATTGATACAAAACAGGGACGTATCCCTGTAAAGGTACAATCATCACGACTACATAAAAACATGTGGTTGGTTTTGTTTGTTGGAGTAACCAACATTAATGAAATTGAAAAGTATAAAGGTGATGATGTATATATAGAAGGTACAGAGCGTCCGGAATTAGAAGACGATCAATACTATTACGACGAAATTATCGATAGTACTGTGGTTGATTTGGATGGTAACGAAATCGGCGTTGTCAAGGAAATTATGGAAACAGGAGCGAACGACGTTTGGATAGTTCAACGTGACGGTCAAGCAGATGCCTTGATTCCTATGATTGATGATGTTGTTAAAACAGTTGATGTTGATGCCAAATTAATTACAATTGACGCTTTAGAAGGGTTATTAGATTAA
- a CDS encoding methylated-DNA--[protein]-cysteine S-methyltransferase has protein sequence MIEYETISFLNGKLTVFKKSDQIVCISLADDGVSEFLHDFPGYDLKQQLLPETNLFRAYADGKKIDFSRIKIGYLKSTPFQREVWQALNTCHELITYEQLAKRINHPTAIRAVATAVGKNPIPIINACHHILPKSGGVGKYRYGTEIKRKLLVLENLL, from the coding sequence ATGATTGAATATGAAACAATTTCTTTTTTAAACGGCAAACTGACAGTATTTAAGAAAAGCGATCAAATTGTGTGTATTAGCCTGGCTGATGATGGTGTTAGTGAATTTTTACATGACTTTCCAGGATATGACTTAAAACAGCAACTATTGCCAGAAACAAACCTTTTTCGAGCTTATGCTGATGGTAAAAAAATTGATTTCTCGCGAATCAAGATTGGATACCTTAAGTCCACCCCCTTTCAAAGAGAGGTGTGGCAAGCCCTAAATACTTGTCATGAATTAATAACGTATGAACAGTTGGCAAAAAGAATTAATCATCCAACCGCTATTCGTGCTGTAGCGACAGCGGTTGGTAAAAACCCTATTCCTATCATTAATGCTTGTCATCATATTTTGCCTAAGAGCGGAGGGGTAGGCAAGTATAGATACGGTACTGAGATTAAAAGAAAGTTACTAGTATTAGAAAACCTATTATAG
- the addA gene encoding helicase-exonuclease AddAB subunit AddA — protein MATKFTQNQQRAIEEKNHNILVAASAGSGKTTVLIERLIQKILSGVSVERFLIVTFTNAAAKEMRERLEVAIEKRLKVADENQKRFLQEQLLILPAANISTIDAYALRIIEMYYHVIGLDPQFRLLSDTAERKLLQQDVLTDVLADFYDENNTYHEQFLTLVNNFGNPNQDDQLQKIILRLSDFAEARADGNEWLEKLREPYKVTGEPITETALYVDSIRPIILETIKDLIKKVEEVQLTITGIDELKKTQDAFFELQDYLLLIQDKAMSGPWDELREVILDTPSGKINSQTKVIKEDPDLSATLEMARQIKGQVVGVKSQINSLTTSYFALDEKSWQLVQKESYQLIDTLIIVTQAFRESFRKSKREDKLLDFPDLGTLALAILSDDVTKQTIQGQFDEILVDEYQDINQLQETLLTSVSNGHNMYMVGDVKQSIYGFRQAEPSLFTNKYKQFAKKESDSIRIDLADNFRSQNNVTNITNLIFTQIMDEALGDIAYSGEAKLVPKAAYPDDVPAVFHMDIIVEDTEKDLETDTEVFEKRQAQYALLAERILKLRETSIFDRKGDPAGLRPVQYSDIAILTRAKSGYIDLVSTLRAAGIPVQVEGVGNYFQTMEVYLMLDVLRVIDNPHQDIPLAAVLRSPIFNFNENELAAIRIADKIHDYWTALQVYAQQNQKAQDFLDLIEKWHAVATQNDLVALIWAIYDDTAWLDYVAGMPGGAQRQANLHALYEYARTYQNNTHSGLFRFIRYIEQLQSGDSDLGEAAQETDAQAVRIMTIHASKGLEFPIVFLPEFDKSFNTQDLKGGLLIQKNQGIGLEYIQPDALVMIPTLQKLVVQEALKRQSWSEEMRLLYVALTRAEQQLFIVGSVKVKGEAGNQSLKSLWQESKNANGQFLPEFLRLQADSYLKWTIMSLARTKNKVLEDWLGDGQLPRLVGSETPLTGKVVVKLTNQNEIHAPIADTESSDLVENETYSPSDFDRAKKILNYQYANLQATQTAAYQSVSEIKQVFEDPDVAQMQKTIITENGQLQPANVLKVDELPLPDFMNDGSQKPSSSAVGTATHLILQLIDFTQVNTVQSIEKLRDKLVENRRILPSVAPLIQIDEILVFLQSDFAKQIIAHQKTLHREATFAMIMPAKNIYDTLEDSTPVLIHGIIDGYFIDETSRTITLFDYKTDFVRSNQIDEDLAKLQERYKGQLHLYQQALQREYVGYQVGEPQLIALNVGRVIGVK, from the coding sequence ATGGCAACCAAATTCACACAAAATCAGCAACGTGCAATTGAAGAAAAAAATCATAATATTTTAGTTGCCGCGTCAGCCGGCTCGGGAAAGACAACTGTTTTAATTGAGCGTCTTATTCAAAAAATTTTAAGTGGTGTTAGTGTCGAACGATTTTTAATTGTAACTTTCACAAATGCTGCAGCAAAAGAAATGCGGGAGCGTTTGGAGGTAGCTATTGAAAAGCGTTTAAAGGTAGCTGATGAAAATCAAAAACGTTTTTTACAAGAGCAACTTTTGATATTACCGGCAGCGAACATTTCGACCATCGATGCGTATGCTTTACGAATTATTGAAATGTATTACCATGTTATTGGGTTAGATCCACAATTTCGATTATTGTCAGATACGGCGGAACGTAAATTATTACAGCAAGATGTGTTGACTGATGTTTTAGCTGATTTTTATGATGAAAATAATACTTATCATGAACAATTTTTAACACTAGTAAATAATTTTGGTAACCCAAATCAAGATGATCAGTTACAAAAAATCATTTTGAGATTATCAGATTTTGCAGAAGCTCGCGCTGACGGAAATGAATGGTTAGAGAAACTGCGTGAACCTTATAAAGTAACAGGCGAACCGATTACTGAAACAGCTTTATATGTAGACAGTATTCGCCCAATTATCCTAGAAACTATCAAGGATTTGATTAAAAAAGTCGAAGAAGTACAACTTACTATTACAGGAATTGATGAACTGAAAAAAACGCAAGATGCTTTCTTTGAGCTTCAAGATTATTTATTATTAATTCAAGATAAAGCGATGTCTGGACCTTGGGACGAACTTCGTGAAGTTATTTTAGACACACCCAGTGGTAAAATTAATTCGCAAACAAAGGTGATTAAAGAAGATCCGGATTTGTCAGCGACACTGGAAATGGCTCGACAGATTAAAGGGCAGGTTGTTGGTGTCAAATCGCAAATAAATTCATTAACAACCTCTTATTTTGCACTTGATGAAAAGTCTTGGCAACTAGTACAAAAAGAATCGTATCAACTAATTGATACGTTAATTATCGTCACGCAAGCATTTCGAGAATCATTTAGAAAAAGCAAGCGCGAAGATAAATTACTGGATTTCCCCGATTTAGGAACTTTGGCGTTAGCAATACTATCAGACGATGTCACCAAACAAACAATCCAAGGGCAATTTGATGAAATTTTAGTTGATGAATATCAAGACATTAATCAATTGCAGGAAACTTTGTTAACTAGTGTCTCGAACGGTCATAATATGTATATGGTTGGTGATGTAAAGCAAAGTATCTATGGCTTTCGCCAAGCAGAACCATCTCTGTTCACAAATAAATATAAACAGTTTGCAAAAAAAGAAAGCGATAGTATTCGTATTGATTTAGCGGATAATTTTAGATCGCAAAATAACGTCACGAATATTACGAATTTGATTTTTACACAAATAATGGATGAAGCACTTGGCGATATTGCTTACTCGGGTGAGGCAAAACTAGTCCCAAAAGCCGCTTATCCAGATGATGTACCTGCTGTATTTCATATGGACATTATTGTTGAAGACACTGAAAAAGATTTGGAAACTGATACGGAAGTATTTGAGAAAAGGCAGGCTCAATATGCTTTGCTAGCCGAAAGAATACTAAAGTTACGTGAGACTTCAATATTTGATCGTAAAGGCGACCCAGCCGGTCTTCGCCCAGTGCAGTATAGTGATATTGCCATTTTGACACGAGCTAAGTCTGGCTACATTGACCTTGTGTCAACTCTTCGTGCGGCTGGGATTCCTGTTCAAGTGGAAGGTGTCGGTAATTATTTTCAGACGATGGAGGTTTATCTGATGCTAGATGTATTACGCGTTATAGATAATCCACATCAAGACATTCCATTAGCTGCGGTGTTACGTTCTCCAATTTTTAACTTTAATGAGAATGAATTGGCGGCAATTCGTATTGCAGATAAGATTCATGATTACTGGACAGCTTTGCAAGTATACGCGCAACAAAATCAAAAAGCGCAAGACTTTCTTGATTTAATTGAAAAGTGGCATGCAGTTGCTACACAAAATGACTTAGTAGCATTAATCTGGGCTATCTATGATGATACGGCATGGCTTGATTACGTTGCTGGTATGCCGGGCGGTGCACAAAGACAAGCAAATTTGCATGCGTTATACGAATATGCGCGTACCTATCAAAATAATACGCATAGCGGTTTGTTCCGTTTTATTAGATATATCGAGCAGTTGCAGTCTGGTGACAGCGATTTAGGCGAAGCGGCACAAGAAACAGATGCTCAAGCTGTAAGAATTATGACCATCCATGCATCAAAAGGATTAGAATTTCCAATTGTATTTTTGCCAGAATTCGATAAATCATTTAATACTCAGGATTTAAAGGGTGGCCTATTGATTCAAAAAAATCAAGGCATAGGATTAGAGTATATTCAACCAGACGCTTTGGTCATGATACCTACATTGCAAAAACTTGTCGTGCAGGAGGCATTAAAAAGACAGAGTTGGTCTGAAGAAATGCGCCTGCTATACGTTGCCTTGACAAGAGCCGAACAGCAATTATTTATTGTTGGTTCGGTGAAAGTCAAGGGAGAAGCTGGAAATCAATCCTTAAAATCTCTGTGGCAGGAATCTAAGAACGCCAATGGGCAGTTTTTACCTGAATTTTTGCGTTTACAAGCCGACTCCTATTTAAAATGGACTATTATGAGTTTAGCTCGTACAAAAAATAAAGTACTAGAGGATTGGCTTGGTGATGGTCAATTACCGCGGTTAGTAGGTTCTGAAACACCATTAACAGGGAAAGTGGTTGTTAAACTCACAAATCAAAACGAAATTCATGCACCAATAGCTGATACTGAAAGCAGCGATTTAGTTGAGAACGAAACTTACTCACCATCAGATTTTGACCGAGCTAAAAAAATTTTGAACTATCAGTATGCTAACTTGCAAGCAACGCAAACGGCTGCGTATCAATCTGTCAGTGAAATCAAACAAGTCTTTGAAGACCCAGATGTTGCTCAAATGCAGAAGACCATTATTACTGAAAATGGACAATTACAACCTGCTAATGTTTTGAAGGTTGACGAATTACCTTTACCAGATTTCATGAATGACGGTTCGCAAAAGCCATCAAGCTCCGCTGTAGGAACGGCAACACATTTGATTTTACAGTTGATTGATTTTACCCAAGTTAACACAGTACAGAGTATAGAAAAATTACGTGATAAATTGGTTGAAAATAGAAGGATTTTACCTAGCGTAGCACCACTAATTCAAATTGATGAAATTCTTGTATTTTTGCAATCTGACTTTGCCAAACAAATCATTGCTCACCAGAAGACACTTCACAGAGAAGCTACTTTTGCTATGATTATGCCAGCAAAGAATATTTATGACACACTAGAGGATTCAACGCCAGTTTTAATTCATGGTATTATTGATGGGTATTTTATCGATGAAACATCACGAACAATCACGTTGTTTGATTATAAAACCGACTTTGTTCGAAGTAATCAGATAGATGAAGACTTGGCTAAATTGCAGGAACGATATAAGGGACAACTTCATTTGTATCAACAAGCACTTCAACGGGAATATGTTGGTTATCAGGTTGGTGAACCACAATTAATTGCGTTAAATGTTGGTCGAGTAATTGGTGTAAAATAG
- a CDS encoding ATP-dependent helicase, producing MSLNVVMGNGQHDLRSEMLTMIQQQFRQNELLTVFYIVPNHVKFDSEVNVLQRFSIMNGNDESELYAQSRLQVYSLTRLAWALMKNTPNRQPDIIEPTGLFMIVSNILREQSDNLPVFSRMQTKSGFVSALVAQLVELRASNVTPENLLEILESSADNIFLRQTLNAKLHDLAIVADDFNARMGENQITGQETLIAFAQQLANLKLSNVAFCFDGFNGFTSAEMMVVNQLIATYPVTMAVLGDPEKIGQQQEGDVFFKPMTTVEQLSITARNAQQDVTITAATKLRPLSRTAQQVLGAWEYLGEYRNFTGSRDEVQLNVFAAENPITEIKEVARRIRRSLVDDPTLHLRDIIILSRDLTPYQAHIEAVMSQFELPYFLDMDVNMMNHPLVELVLNLLAPNKFQYQTMLAILKTGLLRPTFENKIVSHDEFFDVVSYMDNYLYAYRPYESRWRDFSRPFKLFQVTRDNDDTEISEDEKVNNRLEYLRHFIVEAFDELDNGFTRAKNLRQSVTHLVLWLQKYHVTDALLEQRDEFIATGNLSRAQQSEEVWQMLTKTLDEMVEIDGERSVALADIVTTLQAGLSGAKFSGIPNNLDQLTISEAGIVQNTQYKHLYFIGGTRQNLPAQAKTTALINDAERSIVQPALQSGTNPRYLQNTAQQQMAEENLLFYGSLMSSVGSITLSYPILEPSGQLAEMSPFFKRLVDTFNSEVEVIGSIPSSAASLLKQYVGTARATLSDLVKILPVYGQTAAFKAVQNVISNTMKDRLERVLSAPNYQNNTIKLKPEFISALFGKRLNVSISQLESYYSNPFAYFLQYGLRLQERVTNELNVAQTGTLYHAIFENVLHELIVKNKSLRDVTGDELRALVRQHMQNQLALPAFEILNDSGKMRATTSYLTRVCEMLVLNLQAAARENTSKPEAVEQLFGFSKDSLPPLSFAHMQVRGKLDRFDKQDMQGEFGTIIDYKSNGKTFSWGQAYDGLQMQLLTYWDAAQQSADKLGVAAIGGAFFAKISPEKTRLTDKTDLNMLFTGQIIPETFKYRGLFISEPAYVSALTTLEPQEKSAHYPVVLLKSGALGNIGVDAVDPDEFALLLQHNRENIITAGDLILSGYFPILPVEDGLTYSPYLDIIRFDRALGDTYKVQSPADKNSIIKLLKGGQA from the coding sequence ATGTCACTCAATGTTGTAATGGGTAATGGCCAACATGACTTAAGATCAGAAATGCTGACAATGATTCAACAGCAGTTTCGTCAAAATGAGTTGCTGACAGTTTTTTATATTGTCCCTAATCATGTGAAATTTGATAGTGAGGTCAATGTACTACAGCGTTTTTCAATAATGAATGGTAACGACGAGAGTGAGTTGTATGCGCAGAGTCGTCTGCAAGTCTACTCATTAACACGTTTAGCTTGGGCATTAATGAAAAACACACCAAATCGGCAACCAGATATCATCGAACCAACAGGATTATTTATGATTGTTTCAAATATTTTACGTGAACAATCTGATAATTTACCAGTGTTCTCCCGGATGCAGACAAAAAGTGGCTTTGTGTCTGCATTGGTTGCCCAACTGGTCGAGTTACGCGCTAGTAATGTCACGCCAGAAAATTTATTAGAAATTCTTGAAAGCTCTGCAGATAATATATTTCTGAGACAAACATTGAATGCCAAGTTACATGATTTGGCAATCGTGGCTGATGATTTTAATGCTCGCATGGGTGAGAATCAAATTACAGGACAGGAAACACTGATTGCTTTTGCACAGCAGTTAGCTAATCTTAAACTATCGAACGTTGCATTTTGTTTTGATGGGTTTAATGGATTTACAAGTGCAGAAATGATGGTAGTCAATCAATTAATTGCTACTTATCCTGTGACAATGGCTGTACTCGGTGATCCTGAAAAAATTGGTCAACAACAAGAAGGTGATGTGTTTTTTAAACCAATGACAACGGTTGAACAACTATCTATAACAGCACGTAATGCACAGCAAGATGTGACGATTACGGCTGCTACAAAATTGAGACCATTATCAAGAACAGCACAACAGGTTTTAGGTGCTTGGGAGTATTTGGGTGAGTACCGTAATTTTACTGGCTCACGAGATGAGGTACAATTGAATGTTTTTGCGGCCGAAAACCCAATTACTGAAATTAAAGAAGTAGCGCGACGTATTAGGCGCTCACTAGTTGATGACCCAACATTACATTTACGCGATATTATTATTTTGTCACGAGATTTAACGCCCTACCAAGCACATATAGAAGCAGTCATGTCGCAATTTGAATTACCATATTTTTTAGATATGGATGTGAATATGATGAATCATCCCTTGGTAGAGTTAGTATTAAACTTGTTAGCACCTAACAAATTCCAATATCAGACGATGTTAGCAATCTTAAAGACAGGATTATTACGACCAACTTTTGAAAATAAAATTGTTTCACACGATGAGTTTTTTGATGTTGTTTCGTACATGGATAACTATCTATATGCTTATCGACCATATGAATCAAGGTGGCGAGATTTTTCACGGCCATTTAAACTTTTTCAAGTGACACGAGATAACGATGATACAGAAATTTCAGAAGACGAAAAGGTTAACAATCGCTTGGAATATCTACGACATTTTATTGTCGAAGCTTTTGATGAGTTGGATAATGGGTTTACGAGGGCTAAAAATTTACGTCAGTCGGTGACACATCTCGTGTTATGGTTACAAAAATATCACGTAACCGATGCTCTTTTAGAACAGCGTGATGAGTTTATTGCAACAGGAAATTTATCTCGTGCACAGCAGAGTGAAGAAGTCTGGCAAATGTTGACCAAAACTTTAGATGAGATGGTTGAAATTGATGGTGAGCGTAGCGTGGCACTCGCTGATATAGTGACCACATTACAAGCTGGCTTGTCTGGTGCAAAATTCTCTGGTATACCGAATAATTTAGATCAATTAACGATTTCAGAAGCAGGAATTGTTCAAAATACGCAGTATAAACACCTTTATTTTATCGGTGGTACACGTCAGAATTTACCTGCACAAGCAAAAACTACAGCGTTGATTAATGATGCTGAGCGGTCAATTGTGCAACCTGCTTTGCAGTCTGGAACTAATCCGCGTTATTTGCAAAACACTGCGCAACAGCAAATGGCAGAAGAAAATCTTCTTTTTTACGGCAGTTTGATGAGCTCCGTCGGATCAATAACACTTTCTTACCCAATTTTGGAACCAAGTGGACAACTAGCAGAAATGTCACCGTTTTTCAAACGATTAGTAGATACATTTAATAGTGAAGTAGAAGTAATCGGTAGTATACCAAGTAGTGCAGCATCGCTATTAAAGCAATACGTTGGAACGGCCAGAGCAACTTTGTCTGATTTAGTTAAAATTTTACCTGTTTACGGCCAAACAGCTGCGTTTAAAGCCGTGCAAAATGTTATTTCCAATACAATGAAAGACAGACTTGAACGTGTTTTATCAGCACCCAATTATCAAAATAATACTATTAAATTAAAACCAGAGTTCATCTCGGCTTTATTTGGTAAACGACTAAATGTCTCTATATCACAGTTGGAAAGTTATTATAGTAATCCGTTTGCTTACTTTCTTCAGTACGGTTTGAGATTGCAAGAGCGGGTAACGAACGAACTGAACGTAGCTCAAACTGGCACACTATATCATGCGATTTTTGAAAATGTACTCCATGAATTAATTGTAAAAAATAAAAGTTTACGCGATGTCACTGGGGATGAGCTACGCGCCTTAGTGCGACAGCATATGCAGAATCAATTAGCGTTACCAGCGTTTGAAATATTAAATGACTCTGGAAAAATGCGAGCAACTACAAGCTATTTGACACGTGTTTGTGAGATGTTAGTGCTGAATTTACAAGCTGCGGCACGTGAAAATACAAGTAAGCCAGAAGCAGTTGAGCAACTATTTGGTTTTTCAAAGGACTCACTACCGCCACTTTCTTTTGCACATATGCAAGTGCGTGGTAAACTTGATCGTTTTGATAAGCAAGATATGCAAGGTGAATTCGGTACAATTATTGATTATAAATCAAATGGGAAAACCTTTAGTTGGGGGCAAGCTTATGATGGGTTGCAAATGCAATTGTTAACTTATTGGGATGCTGCTCAACAAAGCGCAGATAAGCTTGGCGTTGCGGCTATTGGAGGCGCCTTTTTTGCCAAAATATCTCCGGAAAAAACAAGATTAACGGATAAAACAGATCTTAATATGCTATTTACTGGTCAAATAATACCAGAAACTTTTAAATATCGTGGTCTTTTTATTTCTGAGCCAGCGTATGTTTCTGCGTTGACAACTTTAGAACCACAAGAAAAATCGGCTCACTATCCAGTAGTATTATTGAAAAGCGGAGCATTAGGAAATATTGGTGTGGATGCAGTTGATCCAGATGAGTTTGCTTTATTACTACAGCATAACCGTGAAAATATTATTACTGCGGGCGATCTCATTTTGTCTGGGTATTTTCCAATTTTGCCGGTTGAAGATGGATTAACTTATTCGCCCTATCTTGATATCATTCGTTTTGATCGAGCTTTGGGTGATACTTATAAAGTACAGTCTCCAGCTGATAAAAATTCAATCATTAAATTACTGAAAGGTGGTCAAGCTTAA
- a CDS encoding esterase family protein, with translation MAFLEVNYYSKVLGMDRVMNVILPELSDHNPTWTTETLKDIPVLYLLHGMSGDHTIWQRRTSIERLVRQTPVAIIMPSTDLGWYTNTTYGLNYFDALARELPEKIASLFPQISTKREKNFVAGLSMGGYGAFKLALGTNQFSYAASLSGALVGNPRKEDFLNMGKLSYWQGIFGEFDDFKGSKNDILTLAKTCHQRPKLYAWIGEQDFLKPINDATISTLQQLDYDITYETAPGTHEWYYWNKQIERVLEWLPINYVQEERLS, from the coding sequence ATGGCTTTTTTAGAAGTTAATTATTATTCAAAAGTACTTGGTATGGATCGTGTGATGAATGTTATTCTACCTGAACTATCAGATCACAACCCAACTTGGACAACAGAAACCTTGAAGGATATTCCTGTATTGTACCTTCTTCATGGTATGTCAGGTGACCATACAATTTGGCAACGTCGGACATCCATTGAACGTTTAGTAAGGCAAACACCTGTAGCAATTATAATGCCGTCCACTGATTTAGGCTGGTATACGAATACAACCTATGGGTTAAACTACTTTGATGCATTAGCGCGTGAGCTACCTGAAAAAATAGCTAGCTTGTTTCCGCAAATATCCACTAAAAGAGAAAAAAATTTCGTAGCCGGACTGTCAATGGGCGGTTACGGTGCGTTTAAGTTGGCCTTAGGAACAAATCAATTTAGCTATGCTGCGTCTCTTTCCGGCGCATTAGTAGGCAATCCGAGAAAAGAAGACTTTTTAAACATGGGAAAGCTCTCATATTGGCAAGGAATTTTTGGCGAATTTGATGATTTTAAGGGCTCTAAAAATGATATTTTAACCCTCGCCAAGACCTGTCATCAGCGACCTAAACTGTATGCGTGGATAGGAGAACAAGATTTTTTGAAGCCTATTAATGATGCGACCATATCAACTTTGCAGCAATTAGATTACGATATTACATACGAAACAGCGCCAGGTACACACGAATGGTATTATTGGAATAAACAAATTGAACGCGTGTTAGAATGGTTGCCAATTAACTACGTTCAGGAAGAGAGATTGAGTTAA